TTAAGAGAATTCGGTAATGCAATCTTAAATGAAGAGGTTAAAGGAAATGATTTTAAAGTTAATCAAGTTTGGACAACAGATGGAATTGTAGGAGTTAAATCAATTCAACACTTGATTGAATTAATAAAAACAACTACTGTCACTGCAATACAATTTGAGAGTTTTTATAATTACAAAACTACAGAAGAATTTATCAGAAGCTTCGGTTCATTAGACTAAACATTAAAAATACAAAAAATGGATATAACATCAAGAACAATGGAAATTGCACAAACTATCTTGGAGCAAATTAGATATACTGATAGAAGTGCATTAATGGCTTGGGGAGCTAAAAATTTTTCTGCAATCAGTGAATCAAAAGAATTTCAAGGCGGACTTGCATTTCAGGTTAATGGACTAATTCATAAAGGTTGGATAAAAGTTTGTCTTAGATATGTTGATGATTACACAATAATATTTATCACTGAAAACCGTGAAGTAGTTAAAACTTTTGAAGGTGCTTACTGTGATATGTTAGTTGCTGTGATTGATTGGATTGAAGGTAAATAATATTAAATTATGTTCAAAAATAGATTATAACCATACGTTGCCCAATTGAAAAATTTATTAAACAGCAATATCAACTAAAAAAATTGTGCAAAATACACCACCCTAAAAATTCACACTTTTCATTAAATATTAACCTATAATACCAATTTAATAACAGCTATGAAGAAAGCTAGATATATCCGCCAAAGTACCAGTCAACAATCTAACCTCCGCCAATTAGCGAAAGCCCATCCAGATGAAAAACTTTTTGTTGATATTATTAGTGGTTCGGTTCCATTTGATGAACGCCCACAAGGCATTAAGCTCATTCAAGCAATTGAGGCTTCTGAGGTAAACTATGTGAGTTTTCATGCCATCGATAGAGCTGGAAGGTCAACTATCAACGTATTACAGACATTAAAATATTTTTTCGATAAAGGTGTTGTAGTCAAAATCGATAATCTTGGGCTTGAATCAATGATAAACGGAAAAGCAAATCCAGTTTTTAACCTAATTACAACAATCCTTTCGGAGCTATCGAGTTTAGAGAAATCATCACTTTTAGAGAGGCAGGCAGAAGGGATTATACAGGCTCGTCTACGTGGAGCCTATAAGGGGCGAATGAAAAATACAAGTGATTCCCCAGCTATGACCTTAGATAAACATAAGAAAACCATAAAAGCTTTAAAAGCTAATCCTAATCTATCACTCAGACAAATTGCAAAATTGGCCTCAGATGTTGATTATAAGGTTTCAGCTAATACGGTAAAAAAAGTAAAAGGATTATTGAACCGAACGGTTGAATAGGTATGGAAATAAAACTTTTTTAGAATATTTCTTCTCGATTTGGTTAATAGAATTAATTTAAAATATAGAGTTCACCTGAGATAGAAACATTTGAAATTTTATGCTTCTTTATACCTATGCACTCAACTTTATTTTCATCAAACAAAACAATATTAACTCCACCTAGATGCAATGAACTATTAAAAATTATGCCATCTGCATTAGTGATATACCTTATAAATTCACAAATAAATTGAGTTGGAATGTATTCAAGTTCTGAATCAGTTCTTTTGAGTGGCTTAGACAAATCACTGCTTATGTATTTTTTAAGTAATAGACTCTTAGTATAATTCAAAATGTCACCCATATTCAGAAAAGCATTCGCACATTCCGTAAAATCTACTAATATAACTTTATTATCTTCTTTAATTTTAAATTCACCTACGCTAACTTCATCTAAATAAGTTGTCCTTGTTTCATAAAATGTTGTTTCTGATGACTTACTAAGATACAAATATGGAATGCCTTGAGGATTAGCCCTACCGCCAGACACTATCATTTTATTTGGACAACCCATTTCTTGCAAAGAAAATGAAGTATCTTTATTAGTATGAATTCTTGCTCTAAATAAAACATCATTAGGATTTGCTAAAGATTGCTGATTAAAAAAACCATCCCAACCTAACTCAATAATTTTATCAATATCTGTAAGAAATCTTCTTCTCCATTTTAAATCCTCTTTTAGTTCATCCCAATAGTTTACACAACTATTAATTTCGTCAATATAGTCAACACAAACATTGGGAGAAGTAAAACTTGATTTTAACAATCTCATGATTTCAGCCAAAATTAACGAACTGATGTTTTCAGATGAAAACAATTTCCAATCCCTATCTATAATTTCTACTAATGATGTAGATTCTTCCTTTTCTTGAAATATATTAAGAAATTCAGCGAAAAAATCTAACAACTCTTCAAGAGATAAAATTTCAATATCTAAATCATCACTACAAAAATCACATTTTCCAGAAACTGACGAGGATTCGACAAATTTTTTAAGCTCCGAATCTTGAAAACAATTAACACAAACATTCATAATTGCTATTCTATTATTCTATTAATCAATTCAAGATGATTTTTAATTGAAATCTTTTTAACTGTACCTAATCCTGGGTATTTAGATTCTTCAAAACATTTCAAAAGTTCATCTGTAGCTGAATTTTGAATATTCTTGCTTTTTATAAAAGTTACAGCTTTTTCCAAGGCTTCTGCAAATTTCCCTTGAATATTTGCTCTGTCGTAATTACTGGTAGAAGTAAAATGTCTAATCCAAACTTCTTTATTTTCTTTTTGGTACGTTAAATGAATTGCGACTGCATAAGGTGCACTTCCCCCTTCGATAAAATCGCTCACTAGAACGGTATAATCTGAAAATCCATAATATTTATCTTCTTTATAGAATAAATGTTCTTCAGAAAACCTTTCTTCTGCCATTTCTAAATAATCACTATTTCTTTTTTGCCCATTAAAATTATCATCAAGTCTGATTAAACACTTTGTATCTTGAAGTTTCCTTTTTAAGGTTTTATTTTCAGCAGAAACAATATATTTTACTTCTGGCGAAGTAACTAATTTTAAAAAACTCTCATTGCTAGTATCAGTTAATTCAGTGCAAATAACCATTACATCATTATATGTAGTTTCTACAATAAGTCGAGAAATTTCCTCGTACTTATTTGTAACTATAAAAGCGGGAATCCATTTTGAAACATCACCTAAGCATCCATTTAAACCCTCAAAAAT
This region of Flavobacterium lacustre genomic DNA includes:
- a CDS encoding RES family NAD+ phosphorylase, with the translated sequence MNVCVNCFQDSELKKFVESSSVSGKCDFCSDDLDIEILSLEELLDFFAEFLNIFQEKEESTSLVEIIDRDWKLFSSENISSLILAEIMRLLKSSFTSPNVCVDYIDEINSCVNYWDELKEDLKWRRRFLTDIDKIIELGWDGFFNQQSLANPNDVLFRARIHTNKDTSFSLQEMGCPNKMIVSGGRANPQGIPYLYLSKSSETTFYETRTTYLDEVSVGEFKIKEDNKVILVDFTECANAFLNMGDILNYTKSLLLKKYISSDLSKPLKRTDSELEYIPTQFICEFIRYITNADGIIFNSSLHLGGVNIVLFDENKVECIGIKKHKISNVSISGELYILN
- a CDS encoding recombinase family protein, whose protein sequence is MKKARYIRQSTSQQSNLRQLAKAHPDEKLFVDIISGSVPFDERPQGIKLIQAIEASEVNYVSFHAIDRAGRSTINVLQTLKYFFDKGVVVKIDNLGLESMINGKANPVFNLITTILSELSSLEKSSLLERQAEGIIQARLRGAYKGRMKNTSDSPAMTLDKHKKTIKALKANPNLSLRQIAKLASDVDYKVSANTVKKVKGLLNRTVE
- a CDS encoding sce7725 family protein; this encodes MYFPFLRGRQFELIALREFADVLGDINNVIPIIEPVKDTFNSMRLALPKLIECNVKFALVLNPQVGDIKNTNQIFEGLNGCLGDVSKWIPAFIVTNKYEEISRLIVETTYNDVMVICTELTDTSNESFLKLVTSPEVKYIVSAENKTLKRKLQDTKCLIRLDDNFNGQKRNSDYLEMAEERFSEEHLFYKEDKYYGFSDYTVLVSDFIEGGSAPYAVAIHLTYQKENKEVWIRHFTSTSNYDRANIQGKFAEALEKAVTFIKSKNIQNSATDELLKCFEESKYPGLGTVKKISIKNHLELINRIIE